A window of the Bufo gargarizans isolate SCDJY-AF-19 chromosome 1, ASM1485885v1, whole genome shotgun sequence genome harbors these coding sequences:
- the OCIAD1 gene encoding OCIA domain-containing protein 1, with product MNMSSPQADLSEQPPHRRMQSGYTPTEEEKRVLRECNSESFWYRSVPFSVVSMLATQTLIRRGILTTSTRFGSFPKIAVAGVFGYIAGKISYIKECREKFLRLENSPMAEIIRQGPKTQAQFPKHTDNAETAAPQQTFAPVEAKPTSSVYNSKYETKAVEVPFSSSMSESSPTGIGDNVLKEPEPILEETSKQKPLTYDELRDQNRDSYHKAGLASSRAPMQEKKPWKEVKKNKYGDVWEE from the exons ATGAACATGAGCTCTCCTCAGGCAGACCTCAGCGAGCAGCCGCCGCACAGGAGAATGCAG AGTGGCTACACTCCCACTGAAGAGGAGAAGAGAGTCTTGAGAGAATGTAATTCTGAGAGCTTTTGGTACAGAT CTGTCCCCTTCTCCGTTGTTAGCATGCTGGCTACACAGACCCTCATCCGCAGAG GTATACTTACAACATCCACCAGATTCGGTTCTTTCCCAAAAATAGCCG tTGCTGGTGTCTTTGGATACATAGCTGGAAAGATTTCGTATATTAAAGAATGCAGGGAGAAATTTCTGAGATTGGAGAATTCCCCGATGGCAGAGATTATTCGTCAGGGACCAAAGACTCAAGCACA ATTTCCCAAGCATACAGACAATGCTGAGACCGCAGCCCCACAGCAGACTTTTGCCCCAGTAGAGGCTAAACCTACATCCAGTGTGTACAACAGCAAGTATGAGACCAAGGCTGTAGAAGTGCCTTTTAGCTCATCCATGAGTGAGTCTTCACCCACTGGAATTGGAGATAATGTTTTAAAAG AACCTGAACCAATCCTAGAAGAAACGTCTAAACAGAAACCACTGACATATGATGAGCTGAGGGACCAGAATAGAGATTCCTACCACAAGGCGGGTTTAGCGTCTTCTAGAGCACCCATGCAGGAGAAGAAGCCTTGGAAAGAAG TAAAGAAGAACAAATACGGCGATGTGTGGGAAGAATGA